A stretch of the Erinaceus europaeus chromosome 23, mEriEur2.1, whole genome shotgun sequence genome encodes the following:
- the LOC103123672 gene encoding zinc finger protein 709-like isoform X1 produces MAVSQCSVTHEDVTVIFTQEEWALLNSSEKKLYRDVMWETIVNFVSIDKLQGDHSTKEQHNHQGSKQSNIVKITDAKERSQDGEQPEEREVDNQVFTYYSYLQKQKIIPIVEKPYECKQCNKTFRRCPDLRKHERTHNGKNPFECKQCSKTFSRSHSLQIHERIHNGEKPYECKQCTKTFRQSSHLQTHERTHNGEKPYECKQCTKTFIFSSSFWTQELTHSGDKSYECKQCHKAFRFYSSFKTHERIHSGEKPYGCKQCSKTFNQLGNLRIHERIHTGEKPYECKQCTKTFSQLSNLRTHERIHTGEKPYECKQCSKIFSEFSLFRTHKRTHRGLKHYECKQCTKTFRRLSRLRIHERIHTGDKPYECKQCHKAFRESSCLRKHKRIHSGEKPYECKQCSKTFSQLGNLRTHERIHTGEKPYECKQCSKTFSQSCSLRTHERTHSAEKPYKCTQCNKTYKDSNSFRIHERSHSGEKPYECTQCSKRFSCSRYRRRHERTHSREKNYECEQSSKIPECPSTLQVYERSHSGEKPYECKEYSQAFYYVTTN; encoded by the exons TGCTCAGTGACCCATGAAGACgtaactgtgatattcactcaagaggagtgggcactattaaattcttcagagaagaaactctacagagatgtgatgtgggAAACCATTGTGAACTTTGTCTCAATAG acAAATTACAAGGGGACCATTCTACAAAAGAGCAGCATAACCACCAAGGAAGTAAACAAAG CAATATAGTCAAAATCACTGACGCCAAAGAAAGAAGTCAAGATGGTGAACAACCTGAAGAACGTGAAGTAGACAATCAAGTATTCACTTATTATAGTTATCTTCAAAAGCAGAAAATAATCCCCATTgtagagaaaccttatgaatgtaaacaatgtaataaAACATTCAGGCGATGCCCTGATCTTCGGAAACATGAAAGAACACACAATGGAAAGAACCCctttgaatgtaaacagtgtagtaaaacattcagtcgatCCCATAGTCTTCAGatccatgaaagaattcacaatggagagaagccctatgaatgtaagcaATGTACTAAAACATTCCGTCAATCAAgtcatcttcagacacatgaaagaactcacaatggagagaaaccctatgaatgtaaacaatgtactaaaacattcatattttcctcttctttttggaCCCAGGAATTGACTCATAGTGGAGATAAATCCTATGAATGCAAACAATGTCATAAAGCATTTAGATTTTACAGTTCTTTTAAGactcatgaaagaattcacagtggtgaaaAACCCTATGGATGTAAACAATGTTCTAAAACATTCAATCAATTAGGTAATCTTCgaatacatgaaagaattcacactggagaaaaaccctatgaatgtaaacaatgtactaaaacattcagtcaattaTCTAATCTTcgaacacatgaaagaattcacactggagaaaaaccctatgaatgtaaacaatgtagtaaaatatTCAGTGAATTCAGTCTTTTTAGGACACACAAAAGAACACACAGAGGATTGAAACACtacgaatgtaaacaatgtactaaAACATTCCGTCGACTCAGTCGTCTTCggatacatgaaagaattcatactggagacaaaccctatgaatgtaaacaatgtcatAAAGCATTTAGAGAATCCAGTTGTCTTAGGAAgcataaaagaattcacagtggtgaaaaaccctatgaatgtaaacaatgtagtaaaacattctctCAATTAGGTAATCTTCGAACACATGAACGAATTCACACTGGagaaaaaccctatgaatgtaaacaatgtagtaaaacattcagtcaatcatgttctcttcggacacatgaaagaactcacagtgcagAGAAACCTTATAAATGTACACAATGTAATAAAACATATAAAGATTCTAATTCTTTTAGGATACATGAAagatctcacagtggagagaaaccttatgaatgtacaCAATGTAGTAAAAGATTCAGTTGTTCCCGTTATCgtcggagacatgaaagaactcacagtagaGAGAAAAATTATGAATGTGAACAAAGTAGTAAAATCCCAGAATGTCCCTCTACTCTTCAGGTATATGAAAgaagtcacagtggagagaaaccctatgaatgtaaagaaTACAGTCAAGCTTTCTATTATGTCACTACTAATTGA